One region of Spiroplasma endosymbiont of Asaphidion curtum genomic DNA includes:
- a CDS encoding DDE-type integrase/transposase/recombinase, with amino-acid sequence MKYIISQGDLADLKAKIQSWLSANCRNSYYYKTKKRITAYLNLCTYFYIEETTLTKLIKKYFKNATKTFYRWAEKIMTAYYSDNLDLLLFKTTKPQNLNYQYSLNSREKVCDLYFDYKNLQAGGMWSLFNNLKIGFHDAKNSEVPKNIKTFYRWIKSDPRWKELKQQIKQTKRHFKRYEVSEIGLLQMDAKIITTSNFPVDKKYYIYDFIDEITRIVFGYVYDSLGTNNALNAVQRAMKDFGELGITIKRLRTDNAPEFTTTNWSNKKAYKVKERPFTTFLSRNGVIHETTPIRSPQSNGKIERFHQHYTKLFYAKDKKLNQNELQHYLNKYYYFYNFERSH; translated from the coding sequence ATGAAATATATTATTTCCCAAGGTGATTTAGCTGATTTAAAAGCAAAAATCCAAAGTTGACTAAGTGCTAATTGCCGTAATTCTTATTACTATAAAACTAAAAAACGCATTACTGCCTATTTAAATTTATGTACTTATTTCTATATTGAAGAAACTACTTTAACAAAACTTATTAAAAAATATTTTAAGAATGCAACGAAAACCTTTTATCGTTGGGCGGAAAAAATTATGACCGCTTATTATTCTGATAATTTAGATTTGTTATTGTTTAAAACTACAAAACCACAAAATCTTAATTATCAATATAGTTTAAATTCTCGTGAAAAGGTATGTGATTTATATTTTGATTATAAAAATCTTCAAGCAGGTGGAATGTGGTCTTTATTTAACAATTTAAAAATTGGTTTCCACGATGCTAAAAATTCAGAAGTTCCGAAAAATATTAAAACTTTTTATCGTTGAATTAAATCCGACCCTCGTTGAAAAGAATTAAAACAGCAAATCAAACAAACAAAACGCCATTTTAAGCGTTATGAAGTTTCTGAGATTGGTCTTTTACAAATGGATGCCAAAATTATTACCACATCAAATTTTCCGGTTGATAAAAAATATTATATTTATGATTTCATTGACGAAATAACACGAATAGTATTTGGTTATGTTTATGATAGTTTAGGAACTAACAATGCCCTTAATGCCGTGCAAAGAGCAATGAAAGATTTCGGCGAACTTGGCATAACCATTAAACGCCTTCGTACTGACAATGCTCCGGAATTTACTACTACTAATTGAAGTAATAAAAAAGCATACAAAGTAAAAGAAAGGCCTTTTACAACCTTTCTTTCAAGAAATGGGGTTATCCATGAAACCACTCCAATTCGTTCACCACAAAGTAACGGTAAAATTGAGCGGTTCCATCAACATTATACTAAATTATTTTATGCTAAGGATAAAAAATTAAATCAAAATGAACTTCAACATTATTTAAATAAATATTATTACTTTTATAATTTTGAACGCAGTCATTAG
- a CDS encoding IS5 family transposase (programmed frameshift), translating to MKFDKFNFINDKELLRLTGIKQSTFNKMLNILKEAELKKFKRGGKNNKLSLENRLLMTLSYWREYRTYFHLGKSFDISEASCYRNIKWIEDILIKHPDFQQLAGKKALINDYFNDKTIIIDATETPIQRPKKGQKQSYSGKKKKHTIKTQVIIEKESKIIIATNFSLGKKHDFCLFKESKIPILKNTKLIVDNGYQGIQKIHSNVLIPKKKTKKNPLNKEQKHNNKLISKMRIIIENIFAILKKFKIITEKYRNRRKRFSLRFNLIASIYNLQL from the exons ATGAAATTTGATAAATTTAATTTTATTAATGATAAAGAATTATTACGATTAACTGGAATAAAGCAAAGTACTTTTAATAAAATGTTAAATATTTTAAAAGAAGCTGAGTTAAAAAAGTTTAAAAGAGGTGGTAAAAATAATAAATTATCATTAGAAAATAGATTATTGATGACTTTATCATATTGACGAGAATATCGTACTTATTTTCATCTTGGTAAAAGTTTTGATATTAGTGAAGCTAGTTGTTATCGAAATATCAAGTGAATTGAAGATATTTTAATCAAACATCCTGATTTTCAACAACTTGCTGGTAAAAAAGCATTAATAAATGATTATTTTAATGATAAAACAATTATTATTGATGCTACAGAAACACCCATTCAACGCCCAAAAAAAG GACAAAAACAATCTTATTCAGGAAAAAAGAAAAAACACACTATTAAAACACAAGTAATTATTGAAAAAGAAAGCAAAATAATTATTGCAACAAATTTTTCTCTCGGTAAAAAGCATGATTTTTGTTTATTTAAAGAATCAAAAATCCCAATTTTAAAAAATACTAAATTAATAGTTGATAATGGTTATCAAGGAATACAAAAAATTCATAGTAATGTTCTAATACCTAAGAAAAAAACAAAGAAAAACCCTTTAAATAAAGAACAAAAACATAATAATAAATTAATTTCAAAAATGAGAATTATTATTGAAAATATTTTTGCTATTCTTAAAAAATTTAAAATTATTACTGAAAAATATCGTAATCGTAGAAAACGATTTAGTTTAAGATTTAATTTAATTGCTTCAATTTATAATTTGCAATTATAG
- a CDS encoding IS30 family transposase: MGYKHLGIYERIYIENQLKFKVKISEIAKNLNRSISTIIREVNRNKDSNHYFSLIAQNKAENRKQSHVYFHKFKNRELVKYVQQKLLLGWSPEQIYGRIKNFHKEWIISFKTIYNWIYSGLLEKVTNKNLRRKGKKRKSQENRGKFNGKSIKERNINVNNRITVGHWEGDTVVSSRGKSKSCLITLVERTSRFTLAMLVENRTTKVVNENISHYLSILPNNLVKTITFDRGKEFSNWQQLEKNLNVKIYFANAYSPWQRGTNENTNGLIREKFPKKFNFSNTTKNAVHKFILSLNQRPRKILNYLSPIEYLVRKII; this comes from the coding sequence ATGGGTTACAAACATCTTGGCATATATGAAAGAATTTATATTGAGAATCAATTGAAGTTTAAAGTAAAAATTAGTGAAATAGCTAAAAATCTTAATCGAAGTATTAGTACTATTATTCGAGAAGTCAATAGAAATAAAGATAGTAATCATTATTTTTCATTAATTGCACAAAATAAAGCAGAAAACAGAAAACAATCACATGTTTATTTTCATAAGTTTAAAAATAGAGAATTAGTAAAATATGTACAACAAAAATTACTATTAGGTTGATCGCCTGAACAAATTTATGGCAGAATTAAAAATTTTCATAAAGAATGAATTATTAGTTTTAAAACAATTTACAATTGAATTTATTCTGGATTACTTGAAAAAGTTACTAATAAAAATTTAAGAAGAAAAGGTAAGAAACGAAAATCTCAAGAAAATCGCGGTAAATTTAATGGTAAATCAATTAAAGAACGAAATATTAATGTTAATAATCGTATAACTGTTGGTCATTGAGAAGGTGATACTGTAGTATCATCACGAGGTAAAAGTAAATCATGTTTAATAACTTTAGTTGAAAGAACATCAAGATTTACTTTAGCAATGTTAGTTGAAAATAGAACTACTAAAGTTGTTAACGAAAACATTAGCCATTATTTATCAATTCTTCCAAATAATCTTGTTAAGACTATAACATTTGATAGGGGTAAAGAATTTTCTAATTGACAACAACTTGAAAAAAATTTAAATGTGAAAATTTATTTTGCTAATGCGTATTCGCCTTGACAAAGAGGTACTAATGAAAATACTAATGGTTTAATTAGAGAAAAATTTCCTAAAAAATTTAATTTTTCAAATACTACTAAAAATGCAGTTCATAAATTTATATTGTCTTTAAACCAAAGACCAAGAAAAATACTAAATTATCTTTCACCAATCGAATATTTGGTTAGAAAAATAATTTAG
- a CDS encoding transposase family protein produces MKFDKFNFINDKELLRLTGIKQSTFNKMLNILKEAELKKFKRGGKNNKLSLENRLLMTLSYWREYRTYFHLGKSFDISEASCYRNIKWIEDILIKHPDFQQLAGKKALINDYFNDKTIIIDATETPIQRPKKDKNNLIQEKRKNTLLKHK; encoded by the coding sequence ATGAAATTTGATAAATTTAATTTTATTAATGATAAAGAATTATTACGATTAACTGGAATAAAGCAAAGTACTTTTAATAAAATGTTAAATATTTTAAAAGAAGCTGAGTTAAAAAAGTTTAAAAGAGGTGGTAAAAATAATAAATTATCATTAGAAAATAGATTATTGATGACTTTATCATATTGACGAGAATATCGTACTTATTTTCATCTTGGTAAAAGTTTTGATATTAGTGAAGCTAGTTGTTATCGAAATATCAAGTGAATTGAAGATATTTTAATCAAACATCCTGATTTTCAACAACTTGCTGGTAAAAAAGCATTAATAAATGATTATTTTAATGATAAAACAATTATTATTGATGCTACAGAAACACCCATTCAACGCCCAAAAAAAGACAAAAACAATCTTATTCAGGAAAAAAGAAAAAACACACTAT